The Chryseobacterium sp. 52 genome includes a region encoding these proteins:
- a CDS encoding sodium:solute symporter, with translation MSTIDWTVLIVTLVAVVVYGVYIGRGQKSNESYLKADNKMPWYIVLIGIMATQASAITFLSAPGQAYTDGMRFVQYYFGLPLAMIVICITFIPIFQRLNVYTAYEYLENRFDKKTRVLTSMLFLFSRGLSTGISIYAPSIILSSVLNWNIYLTNVLTGGILLIYTYVGGAKAIAHTQKLQFLIILGTMAFAGYLLIQNMPNGIGFNDALYLAGKSGKLNVITTEFDWKDKYNIWSGLIGGFFLALSYFGTDQSQVGRYITAKDNTNAKMGLLLNGLVKIPMQFAILLIGALLFAFFSLKPAPIYFNERSYQHLKEAQPEQAAVFEKEHQNLQIKFNAESKEILQLKETHSPQLNKTIQDFKNTQTQVKALHGRVEEAINHSNYNAEKTDTNYIFLYFVKNTLPVGMIGLLFAVIFLASWGSISAALNSLAACSLKDVHLIFKKEIPDDATELKYSRLHTLAWGIFSIGVAMFATQMGSLIEAVNVLGSLFYGPILGIFLVAFYYKKVNGAIVFISAILSEITVIAVYKFDIVSFLWLNVIGAAAVIIFSAIGLLFYKPKAVNS, from the coding sequence ATGAGTACTATAGATTGGACAGTTCTCATTGTTACATTGGTTGCAGTGGTTGTTTACGGCGTATATATCGGTCGTGGCCAAAAAAGCAACGAATCATACCTGAAAGCAGATAATAAAATGCCTTGGTACATTGTGCTTATAGGTATTATGGCTACGCAGGCAAGTGCCATTACATTTCTTTCAGCACCGGGCCAGGCTTATACAGACGGCATGCGTTTCGTTCAGTATTACTTTGGTCTGCCTTTGGCGATGATTGTGATCTGCATCACTTTCATCCCGATTTTTCAGCGCTTAAATGTGTACACGGCGTATGAATATTTGGAAAACCGTTTTGATAAAAAAACAAGAGTACTTACTTCAATGCTTTTTCTTTTTTCCAGAGGTTTATCAACAGGAATCAGCATTTACGCTCCGAGTATCATCTTATCAAGCGTTTTAAACTGGAATATTTATTTAACCAATGTTTTAACAGGTGGAATTCTGTTGATTTATACTTATGTTGGCGGTGCCAAAGCTATTGCTCACACCCAAAAACTACAGTTTCTAATTATTCTGGGAACAATGGCTTTTGCAGGCTATCTGCTTATTCAAAATATGCCGAATGGAATTGGTTTTAATGATGCGCTTTATCTGGCGGGGAAATCCGGAAAGCTCAACGTAATCACCACAGAATTTGACTGGAAAGATAAATATAATATTTGGAGCGGCTTGATTGGTGGTTTTTTTCTCGCACTTTCTTACTTCGGGACTGACCAGAGTCAGGTCGGGAGGTATATTACTGCGAAAGACAATACCAACGCAAAAATGGGCCTGCTGTTGAACGGATTGGTTAAAATTCCGATGCAGTTTGCTATTCTCCTGATCGGTGCCTTGCTTTTCGCTTTCTTTTCTCTAAAACCGGCGCCGATTTATTTTAACGAACGCTCATATCAACATTTAAAGGAAGCACAACCTGAACAGGCTGCAGTTTTTGAAAAAGAGCATCAGAATCTGCAAATAAAATTCAATGCAGAATCAAAAGAAATTCTACAATTGAAAGAAACTCATTCTCCTCAACTTAACAAAACAATTCAGGATTTTAAAAATACCCAAACCCAGGTAAAAGCACTTCACGGCAGGGTAGAAGAAGCGATTAATCATTCAAACTATAATGCGGAGAAAACAGATACCAATTATATTTTCCTGTATTTCGTGAAAAATACCTTACCTGTAGGGATGATCGGATTACTGTTTGCCGTCATTTTTCTGGCCAGCTGGGGTTCAATTTCTGCAGCGCTGAATTCCCTTGCCGCCTGCTCATTAAAAGATGTTCATTTGATATTTAAAAAAGAAATTCCTGATGATGCAACCGAGCTGAAGTACAGCCGCCTGCATACTTTAGCCTGGGGTATATTCTCAATCGGTGTGGCTATGTTTGCCACTCAGATGGGTTCACTAATTGAAGCGGTTAATGTATTAGGTTCTCTTTTCTACGGTCCGATATTGGGGATTTTTCTTGTGGCATTTTACTATAAAAAAGTCAACGGGGCTATTGTATTTATTTCTGCAATTTTATCAGAAATTACGGTTATTGCCGTTTATAAGTTTGATATCGTTTCTTTCCTTTGGCTTAATGTAATTGGGGCAGCGGCAGTCATTATATTTTCGGCAATCGGGTTACTGTTTTATAAACCGAAAGCAGTAAATTCGTAA
- a CDS encoding DUF2911 domain-containing protein codes for MKTMIKSVAVVFAAMTISVNAFAQDAKKPASPAATATGKIKDATITIAYSSPSVKGREIWGGLEAYDKVWRAGANEATTFETDKNITVQGKLLPAGKYSFFLIPKKTGTWTAIFNKEPKQWGAYKYEEAKDALRVDVKTKALQATQETLVYKINSNGFTMDWDKISVPVEIK; via the coding sequence ATGAAAACAATGATTAAATCTGTTGCTGTAGTTTTTGCTGCAATGACAATTTCAGTGAATGCATTTGCACAGGACGCTAAAAAACCAGCCAGCCCTGCCGCTACTGCTACTGGAAAAATTAAAGATGCAACCATTACAATAGCCTACAGCAGTCCTTCTGTTAAAGGGCGTGAAATCTGGGGTGGTTTAGAAGCTTATGATAAAGTTTGGCGTGCGGGTGCCAATGAAGCAACAACTTTCGAAACGGATAAAAATATTACCGTTCAGGGTAAACTGCTGCCTGCAGGTAAATATAGCTTTTTCCTGATCCCTAAAAAAACAGGAACCTGGACTGCGATTTTTAACAAAGAACCAAAACAATGGGGCGCTTATAAATACGAAGAAGCAAAAGATGCTTTACGTGTTGATGTTAAAACAAAAGCTTTACAAGCAACACAGGAAACTTTAGTGTATAAAATAAACAGTAACGGATTCACAATGGATTGGGATAAAATCTCAGTTCCTGTAGAGATAAAATAA
- a CDS encoding nuclear transport factor 2 family protein, producing MKTLIYFITLLFLPGCLLAQTEEISIRKCIENYIEGSSYNKPDSIEKAFYPEANLFLSHKDKELWIVPASEYITWFKKGNQGEFNGRIGRIISIDLQNDIASAKAEILIPGKKLEFIDIFLLKKIQGKWKIISKSASSINTNKSGRNILFIVSNAHYYGKSTLATGNSFSEIVNAYNTFKTAGYTVDFVSPEGGSIPLAYINTSDALQKQYLFDPDFMYAMKNTKKPEEIDSKNYKAVHYIGGGAAMYDVPENKKIQTIALKVYEENKGIISSVCHGTAGIVNLKTNDGHYLVAGKKISGYPDSFEKQDGDYFKHFPFLIQKTIEERGGVFKFSARNVSHVETDGRIVTGQNFQSSSGVALKIIELINGEKKE from the coding sequence ATGAAAACGCTTATCTATTTTATCACACTATTATTTTTGCCAGGTTGTTTATTGGCACAAACAGAAGAGATCTCAATTAGGAAATGTATTGAGAATTACATTGAGGGAAGTTCTTATAACAAACCTGATAGCATCGAAAAGGCATTCTATCCGGAAGCCAATCTATTTTTAAGTCATAAAGACAAAGAGCTATGGATTGTGCCGGCTAGCGAATATATCACATGGTTTAAAAAAGGCAATCAGGGGGAATTTAATGGTCGCATAGGCAGAATTATTTCAATTGATCTGCAGAACGATATAGCTTCGGCTAAGGCAGAAATATTAATACCTGGCAAAAAATTAGAATTTATAGATATATTTCTGCTCAAAAAGATTCAAGGCAAATGGAAAATAATCAGCAAATCTGCAAGCAGTATAAATACTAATAAATCAGGGCGGAATATCCTGTTTATTGTTTCCAATGCTCATTATTATGGCAAATCAACCTTAGCAACAGGCAATAGCTTTTCTGAAATAGTAAACGCCTATAATACCTTTAAAACAGCAGGATACACTGTCGATTTTGTAAGCCCGGAAGGAGGAAGTATTCCATTAGCTTATATCAACACATCCGACGCTTTGCAAAAGCAATATTTATTTGACCCGGATTTTATGTATGCCATGAAAAATACTAAAAAACCGGAAGAAATTGATTCAAAAAACTATAAAGCTGTTCATTATATTGGGGGCGGGGCTGCAATGTATGATGTGCCGGAAAATAAAAAAATTCAAACTATTGCTTTAAAAGTATATGAAGAAAATAAGGGGATCATCTCTTCTGTTTGTCATGGAACTGCAGGAATTGTAAACTTAAAAACAAATGACGGTCATTATTTGGTAGCAGGAAAAAAAATCAGTGGTTATCCTGATTCATTTGAAAAGCAAGATGGAGATTATTTTAAGCACTTTCCGTTCTTAATTCAAAAGACCATTGAAGAAAGAGGCGGAGTTTTTAAGTTTTCGGCCCGTAACGTCTCACATGTAGAAACGGATGGAAGAATAGTCACCGGACAAAATTTTCAATCGTCAAGCGGTGTCGCTTTAAAGATTATCGAATTAATAAATGGCGAAAAGAAAGAATAA
- a CDS encoding DUF6134 family protein, with translation MKALLIFSIMLYNYFQPNITTPITKEYLSYSIIKDDKTIGNIRVERSLKDDVTEYFFESRAKVKILYSIEIYDKMGVTFKQNILQQAKLYRTMNGKLKVNNTATWNGSFYNLSDKDGANGSLKQSIFSSTASLYFNEPGNIKSVFSEKFQKMIPIQKINSKKYRIDLPNGNTTTYTYSNGICTLVEANTDFANLKFVLNTNPNKTY, from the coding sequence ATGAAAGCACTCCTGATTTTTTCGATCATGTTGTACAATTATTTTCAACCCAATATTACAACACCAATTACCAAAGAATATCTGAGTTATTCTATTATAAAGGATGATAAAACGATTGGCAATATCCGTGTGGAACGTTCTTTGAAAGACGATGTCACGGAATATTTTTTTGAATCCCGGGCTAAAGTGAAAATCCTTTACAGTATTGAAATTTACGACAAAATGGGGGTCACTTTTAAGCAGAACATTCTACAGCAGGCGAAACTTTACCGAACCATGAACGGGAAATTAAAAGTGAACAATACCGCTACCTGGAATGGAAGTTTTTATAATCTTTCGGACAAAGATGGGGCCAACGGTTCTTTAAAACAATCTATTTTCAGCTCTACTGCAAGTCTGTATTTTAATGAGCCTGGAAATATAAAATCTGTTTTTTCAGAGAAATTTCAAAAAATGATTCCTATTCAGAAGATTAATTCTAAAAAATACAGGATCGATCTGCCGAACGGAAACACAACTACTTACACTTACAGCAACGGAATTTGCACTTTAGTTGAAGCCAATACGGATTTTGCGAACCTAAAGTTTGTTCTTAATACGAACCCCAATAAAACCTATTAA
- a CDS encoding alpha/beta fold hydrolase, which produces MRYYLKLFIVFAFSILGLISCEKDSEQLDTATNPAMANPSEDAQANTFVDKKITVEHDEEKMPVWFYGKSNSNTVILMVHGGPGSDIMDYRNYKGGTAFRKLENNYIVAYWQQRAAGSSQGPNNPAYYTIPQFAEDCDEVISAIKTNFPGKKIVLMGHSWGGMLTSYYLRDAARRAKIAAWVDIAGVHNGTILFNSSATDLTAEANQRISLGQNVAYWTSVKNQVAANPQSINSLSYSCIENISEVPVKVPVTDFSFTPRALTSNQYIFPVLINTDNNTYLPSYTLPTLLLWGKYDFSVSKQLRNQVLQLSGANNIVSVEFNSSSHFTMFQEPDLFAGSIKTFIEGL; this is translated from the coding sequence ATGAGATATTATTTAAAACTATTTATTGTGTTTGCATTTTCAATTTTAGGGCTTATTTCTTGTGAAAAAGACAGCGAACAACTAGATACTGCTACAAATCCTGCTATGGCCAATCCTTCTGAAGATGCCCAGGCAAATACCTTTGTAGATAAAAAAATAACTGTAGAGCATGATGAGGAGAAAATGCCTGTTTGGTTTTATGGAAAAAGTAATTCCAATACAGTAATTCTTATGGTACATGGAGGCCCGGGATCAGATATAATGGATTATAGAAACTATAAAGGAGGTACTGCTTTTAGAAAATTAGAAAACAATTATATTGTAGCCTATTGGCAACAACGTGCTGCCGGTTCGTCGCAAGGGCCAAATAACCCGGCCTACTATACAATTCCTCAATTTGCGGAAGATTGTGATGAAGTGATCTCTGCGATAAAGACCAATTTTCCAGGTAAAAAAATTGTACTGATGGGACACAGCTGGGGAGGAATGCTTACGTCATACTATTTACGAGATGCGGCTCGTAGGGCAAAAATTGCTGCCTGGGTAGATATTGCCGGAGTACATAACGGAACCATATTATTTAATTCAAGTGCTACAGACCTTACTGCAGAAGCTAACCAACGTATTTCTTTAGGACAGAATGTTGCTTATTGGACTAGCGTAAAAAATCAGGTAGCTGCAAATCCTCAATCCATTAATAGTCTATCTTACAGTTGTATTGAAAATATTAGTGAAGTACCTGTAAAAGTACCTGTAACTGATTTTTCTTTTACCCCAAGAGCTCTTACCAGTAATCAGTACATTTTTCCGGTTCTGATCAACACAGATAATAATACCTATTTACCAAGTTATACACTTCCCACTCTTTTGTTATGGGGGAAATATGATTTTTCGGTGTCTAAGCAATTAAGGAATCAGGTATTACAGTTGAGTGGTGCCAATAATATAGTGAGTGTGGAATTCAATTCTTCCAGCCACTTTACCATGTTTCAGGAACCGGATTTATTTGCCGGAAGTATAAAGACTTTTATTGAGGGGCTATAA
- a CDS encoding HEAT repeat domain-containing protein: MTIEQIFQDKTIKAKGKVSAIGEWLINAELPLEELLSYAEKQKASDKATCIEAVEYATKKTPGIADESLLIYVTKALKDKEARVQWESAKVIGNIAKLFPDQLDKAIQNLIPNATQNGTVVRWATAYALAEIVKLKTDYNKKLIPIIEALCEKEEDNGVKKKYLDALKKVKK; the protein is encoded by the coding sequence ATGACAATAGAACAAATATTTCAAGACAAAACAATAAAAGCAAAAGGGAAAGTTTCAGCAATTGGCGAATGGCTGATAAATGCCGAATTACCGTTAGAGGAGTTACTATCTTATGCCGAAAAACAAAAAGCAAGTGACAAAGCGACTTGTATAGAAGCTGTTGAATATGCTACAAAAAAAACTCCTGGTATAGCAGACGAAAGTTTACTGATTTATGTAACGAAAGCTTTAAAAGATAAAGAAGCAAGGGTACAATGGGAAAGTGCGAAAGTAATTGGAAATATTGCCAAACTTTTTCCGGACCAACTCGACAAAGCGATACAAAATTTAATTCCTAATGCAACCCAAAATGGAACAGTTGTCCGTTGGGCAACAGCCTATGCTTTAGCAGAAATTGTAAAACTGAAGACAGATTATAATAAAAAATTAATTCCGATAATTGAAGCACTTTGCGAAAAAGAAGAGGATAACGGGGTGAAGAAAAAATACCTCGACGCTTTAAAGAAAGTAAAGAAATAA
- a CDS encoding DUF1801 domain-containing protein, giving the protein MKAIGNTVKDILINVPEDRSEAFNKLHDSIVTNLPKGFEPGISYGGLGYVVPHTVYPAGYHCKPSEPLPFAGIASQKNTINFYHMGIYSDPQLLEWFVAEYPKHTQQKLDMGKSCVRFKKFDDIPYQLIGELMKKMSAREWIELYEKNLLPKSKK; this is encoded by the coding sequence ATGAAAGCAATCGGTAATACAGTAAAAGACATTTTGATTAACGTTCCTGAGGACAGATCAGAAGCCTTTAACAAACTGCATGACAGCATTGTAACAAACCTGCCCAAAGGCTTTGAACCAGGCATTAGTTATGGTGGACTGGGATATGTGGTTCCGCACACAGTTTATCCTGCAGGATACCACTGCAAGCCCAGCGAACCGCTCCCGTTTGCAGGCATTGCTTCACAAAAAAACACCATTAATTTTTACCATATGGGGATCTACTCTGACCCGCAATTGTTAGAATGGTTTGTAGCAGAATATCCCAAGCACACCCAGCAAAAACTGGATATGGGAAAAAGTTGTGTCCGTTTTAAGAAGTTTGATGATATACCGTATCAGCTTATTGGCGAATTAATGAAAAAAATGAGTGCCAGAGAATGGATTGAATTGTATGAAAAAAATCTACTCCCAAAGTCGAAGAAGTAA
- a CDS encoding SRPBCC family protein translates to MNIIITILLVITGSIGLLLIIALFLKKEHYVKREIIIHAPRQQVFDFLKLLKNQDKFNKWAKADPNRNWEYEGTDGTAGFIISWSGNKKAGKGEKEIIKITEGKRIETQIRFIKPMEAVADVIMETEAVSEYQTKVALINSGTLKYPMNLFIQLLEKNFPKDMDESLAALKELLEKDEQQNKHT, encoded by the coding sequence ATGAACATCATCATCACGATTCTGCTGGTAATAACTGGCAGTATAGGATTGCTTTTAATTATCGCTCTTTTTCTAAAAAAGGAGCATTACGTCAAACGTGAGATCATTATTCATGCACCCAGGCAACAAGTATTTGATTTTCTTAAACTCCTGAAAAACCAGGATAAGTTTAATAAATGGGCCAAGGCAGATCCAAACAGAAATTGGGAATACGAAGGAACAGACGGAACAGCTGGCTTTATTATTTCCTGGAGCGGCAACAAAAAAGCAGGCAAAGGTGAAAAGGAAATTATAAAAATAACGGAAGGAAAAAGGATAGAGACCCAAATTCGTTTTATTAAACCAATGGAGGCCGTTGCAGATGTAATCATGGAGACCGAAGCGGTATCAGAGTATCAAACTAAAGTAGCTTTGATCAATTCCGGTACATTAAAATATCCCATGAATCTGTTTATTCAGCTATTAGAAAAAAATTTCCCAAAAGACATGGATGAAAGTTTAGCCGCTCTAAAAGAACTGCTTGAGAAAGACGAACAGCAAAACAAACATACATGA
- a CDS encoding RNA-binding protein, which yields MNQQLKDGDQCEVIKGTHIGKSGLVRDINTSKTGHITITVEQDNNIRFKTLGKNVIILETQIKK from the coding sequence ATGAATCAACAACTAAAAGATGGTGATCAATGCGAAGTCATCAAGGGAACACACATTGGGAAATCGGGTTTAGTAAGAGATATTAATACCAGTAAAACGGGGCATATTACTATTACTGTTGAGCAAGACAACAATATAAGATTTAAAACGCTTGGTAAGAATGTGATTATTCTGGAAACTCAAATTAAAAAATAA
- a CDS encoding VOC family protein, whose amino-acid sequence MPKQIFINLAVKDLEKSMGFYTAMGFSNNPQFSDDTAKCMVWSENIFVMLLSHEKFATFATKPIADTKSSLAGLFSLSLDSLNEVHQLMENGLKAGGTEPNEMKDYGFMQQRTIEDFDGHTWEIFYMDISKFPAEQPAE is encoded by the coding sequence ATGCCTAAACAAATCTTCATCAATTTAGCAGTAAAAGATCTTGAAAAATCAATGGGGTTTTATACTGCAATGGGGTTTTCAAATAACCCACAATTTTCAGATGACACTGCAAAATGTATGGTCTGGAGCGAAAATATTTTTGTGATGCTCTTGTCCCACGAAAAATTCGCAACCTTTGCCACCAAGCCAATTGCAGATACCAAATCAAGTTTGGCAGGCCTTTTCTCATTATCTTTAGACAGCCTCAATGAAGTTCATCAATTAATGGAAAACGGGCTCAAAGCTGGAGGAACAGAACCCAATGAAATGAAAGATTATGGCTTCATGCAACAGCGGACTATTGAAGATTTTGACGGGCACACCTGGGAAATTTTCTATATGGACATTTCTAAATTTCCGGCAGAACAACCGGCGGAATAA
- a CDS encoding agmatine/peptidylarginine deiminase, translating to MLKKKITLLLLPVVLFSCTSGDLTETPETPSTNAVVYKMPEESAPHEGTWLQWPHEYQYGVTYRNRLDATWVAMTKELVQSEKVHIIAYDNAEQQRIVRLLNTAGVSLNNVNFKLYPTDDFWVRDNGPIYVKDNNGQLFIQDWGFNGWGNKAAYNNCNAIPSKIAADTNIPKINLNTAMINEGGSVEIDGNGVLMACKSSILNTNRNPGMTQQQAEAIFTKNLGVTKFIWLNGKAGLDITDMHIDGFARFANSSTIITMNSNDLAYWQVPDGDIDKLYSATGKNGSAYQFVKIPLTKNEVVTTYGKNVGRASYINYYIANNRVLVPNYNDPNDAVANQMIQQLYPDKKVVGIDCRNLFANGGMVHCVTQQQPK from the coding sequence ATGCTAAAAAAGAAAATCACTCTCCTGTTATTACCTGTTGTCTTATTCTCCTGCACTAGTGGAGATTTAACAGAAACTCCAGAGACTCCCAGCACGAATGCTGTTGTTTACAAAATGCCCGAAGAATCAGCCCCACACGAAGGAACCTGGCTTCAATGGCCCCATGAGTATCAATACGGTGTTACCTATCGCAATCGACTGGATGCCACCTGGGTGGCAATGACCAAAGAACTTGTACAAAGTGAGAAGGTTCATATCATTGCATATGACAATGCGGAACAGCAACGCATTGTGAGATTATTGAACACTGCCGGAGTGTCGCTGAATAATGTAAATTTTAAGCTTTATCCAACGGATGACTTTTGGGTAAGAGACAATGGACCCATTTATGTAAAAGATAATAATGGACAGTTATTTATTCAGGATTGGGGATTTAATGGTTGGGGGAATAAAGCAGCCTATAACAACTGTAATGCAATTCCTTCTAAAATTGCAGCAGACACTAATATTCCAAAAATAAACCTCAACACAGCAATGATCAATGAAGGGGGAAGTGTTGAGATTGACGGAAATGGAGTATTAATGGCTTGCAAAAGTTCCATTCTTAATACGAATAGAAATCCCGGGATGACCCAACAGCAGGCAGAAGCAATATTTACCAAGAATTTAGGAGTTACCAAATTTATCTGGCTGAATGGAAAAGCGGGCCTTGACATCACGGACATGCATATTGATGGATTTGCCAGATTTGCCAATTCATCCACTATCATCACTATGAATTCTAATGATCTGGCTTATTGGCAGGTTCCGGATGGTGATATTGATAAATTATACAGTGCTACAGGGAAAAATGGGAGTGCTTATCAGTTTGTCAAGATTCCTTTGACGAAAAATGAAGTAGTGACCACTTATGGAAAAAATGTCGGACGGGCATCTTACATCAATTATTATATTGCTAATAATCGGGTACTGGTACCGAATTACAACGATCCGAACGACGCGGTGGCCAACCAGATGATCCAACAGTTATATCCTGATAAAAAAGTGGTTGGAATTGATTGCCGTAATTTATTTGCGAATGGTGGAATGGTACACTGTGTGACACAACAACAGCCAAAATAA
- a CDS encoding GyrI-like domain-containing protein — protein MEDQLNCIYRVINFIEKNYDEPISVKDLEDVSNYSYRNIQRIFKYSCGETIGSFQQRLKVENAYKLILYSKESLTSIGLEVGFANIASFSKAFKQHFGISPKAAKLSREMLLSEPDLVPITSDILLIPEIVYLQPMEIYYQSIQTDYNNEEIEWLWKRLMQNEFPVSGTEYFGVIADEPLIKPEINCRYDACASIQAKNKKLPSKAIFGGKYARFTHTGGYETIDETYTKIYSRWIFDSGLEFSHTPIIEKYEKHIDTTDNQEEQLTYILLPLK, from the coding sequence ATGGAGGACCAGCTGAATTGCATTTACAGGGTCATCAATTTCATCGAAAAAAATTATGATGAGCCAATCTCTGTAAAGGATTTGGAAGACGTATCAAATTATTCTTACAGAAATATACAGCGTATTTTTAAGTACAGCTGTGGAGAGACAATAGGTTCTTTTCAACAAAGGCTGAAAGTAGAAAATGCCTATAAACTGATTCTTTACAGTAAAGAAAGCCTGACCTCCATAGGACTTGAAGTGGGATTTGCGAATATCGCTTCTTTTTCAAAAGCTTTTAAACAGCATTTTGGCATTTCACCCAAAGCAGCGAAATTAAGCAGGGAAATGCTTCTGTCTGAACCTGATCTGGTTCCGATAACATCCGATATATTGCTTATCCCCGAAATTGTATACCTTCAGCCAATGGAGATCTATTATCAGAGTATTCAAACCGATTACAATAATGAGGAAATTGAATGGCTCTGGAAAAGGCTGATGCAAAATGAATTTCCTGTTTCAGGTACAGAATATTTTGGTGTTATTGCTGATGAACCATTGATTAAACCCGAAATCAACTGCCGATATGATGCATGTGCCAGTATTCAGGCAAAAAATAAGAAGCTCCCTTCAAAAGCGATATTTGGGGGCAAATATGCCCGTTTTACTCATACAGGCGGCTATGAAACTATAGATGAAACCTATACGAAAATTTATTCCCGCTGGATTTTTGATTCCGGCCTTGAATTTTCACATACCCCCATCATAGAAAAATATGAGAAGCATATAGATACTACAGATAATCAGGAAGAGCAACTGACCTATATTTTATTACCTCTGAAATAA
- a CDS encoding bacteriocin-like protein, giving the protein MKNYKKISRDQLKTINGGAVSCSEACCPPPGIKRCPWIFCVAPCDILS; this is encoded by the coding sequence ATGAAAAATTATAAGAAAATTTCAAGAGATCAGTTGAAGACTATCAATGGTGGAGCAGTAAGTTGCTCCGAAGCATGTTGCCCACCTCCGGGAATAAAAAGATGTCCCTGGATATTTTGTGTAGCACCATGTGACATATTAAGTTAA
- a CDS encoding bacteriocin-like protein: protein MKNLKKIKRQEMKAIKGGINCPGGQICLINGKWQCMPYDGCGGGNQP, encoded by the coding sequence ATGAAAAATTTAAAAAAAATCAAAAGACAGGAAATGAAGGCTATTAAAGGGGGAATTAACTGCCCTGGTGGCCAGATTTGCTTAATCAATGGAAAATGGCAGTGTATGCCATATGACGGATGTGGCGGCGGAAACCAGCCTTAA